The Manihot esculenta cultivar AM560-2 chromosome 11, M.esculenta_v8, whole genome shotgun sequence genome includes a region encoding these proteins:
- the LOC110625613 gene encoding exocyst complex component EXO70B1 has translation METNNFESNPSEKQHSEKKLDTDIDPNPDPTHKPEPDPKPDPADTGTSNSGPDSPKPAAEAEDLEKTTDVDQVQDDDNVEKVEEAPQGIRDTLKSVSEEIDQFLLSLSSWKGKKEIKDDDKNDDDKKDDEKEGENDEKVTSIDIPAFVENFLNLVGELVIEYETSTEGKGKWGQVPEDDLAFLDAVNQVSKLTNSLSEFKSDPNNCTLVNYSGGIYQRAMSFLEDQFRLLLEDYKGNNELEHNTDAKGKQQEDKDSCALPESDEQVTEKEEKEKEEEDDFTGYSKHVVANLNRIAKEMILGGYESECYQVYVITRRYVFDECLDKLGFEKMSIDEVQKMHWEALECEISAWIKTFKDCATIYFAKERKFCEAVFSDFPSISSSLFSNLVRGVMIQLLNFTEGISMTRPSAEKLFKFLDMYETLRDSISAINALFPQESENELKPEMTAAKCRIGETAISIFCDLENSIKSDTGKTPVPGGAVHPLTRYTMNYLKYACEYMTTLEQMFKEHSKIERADSTSRPHFEGKPQDFKSNTNGGENSSPFSAQLMRVMDLLDANLEAKAKLYKEIELSSIFMMNNGRYILQKIKGSSEIHEVVGDPWFRRKSSDLRNFHKSYQRETWGKLLSYLGHEGLLVHGKVAKPVLKERFKNFSLMFDEIHRTQSTWVVSDEQLQTELRVSISAVVIPAYRSFWGRFSHYLDPGRQYEKYIKYQPEDIEDCIEELFDGRKH, from the exons ATGGAAACTAACAACTTCGAAAGCAACCCTTCAGAGAAACAACATTCTGAGAAAAAGCTTGATACAGATATTGATCCGAATCCTGATCCAACCCATAAACCTGAACCTGATCCTAAGCCTGACCCTGCTGACACTGGAACTTCCAATTCAGGGCCTGACTCTCCAAAGCCAGCGGCTGAAGCTGAAGATTTGGAGAAAACAACTGATGTTGATCAAGTTCAAGATGATGACAATGTTGAAAAGGTTGAAGAGGCTCCTCAAGGAATTCGTGATACTCTCAAATCAGTCTCTGAAGAAATCGACCAGTTTCTTTTGAGCTTGTCATCCTGGAaaggcaaaaaggaaatt AAAGATGACGATAAGAATGATGATGATAAGAAAGATGATGAAAAGGAAGGAGAGAATGATGAGAAGGTGACCTCCATAGATATTCCTGCATTTGTTGAGAACTTTTTGAATCTTGTTGGAGAGCTTGTTATAGAATATGAAACCAGTACTGAAGGGAAAGGGAAATGGGGCCAAGTTCCGGAGGATGATTTGGCATTTCTGGATGCTGTAAATCAGGTTTCGAAGCTAACAAACTCCCTTTCTGAATTCAAATCTGATCCAAATAATTGCACTTTGGTTAATTACAGTGGAGGGATCTACCAAAGAGCAATGTCCTTCTTGGAGGATCAATTCAGATTGCTTCTTGAAGATTATAAAGGCAACAATGAATTAGAACACAATACCGACGCCAAAGGGAAGCAGCAAGAAGACAAAGATAGCTGCGCGTTACCCGAATCTGATGAACAAGTCAccgagaaagaagaaaaagaaaaagaagaagaagacgattTCACCGGATATTCTAAACATGTTGTTGCAAATTTGAATAGGATCGCCAAGGAAATGATCTTAGGAGGATACGAATCTGAATGCTATCAGGTTTACGTGATCACAAGGAGATATGTATTTGATGAGTGCTTGGACAAGCTGGGATTCGAGAAGATGAGCATTGATGAGGTGCAAAAAATGCATTGGGAAGCATTGGAGTGCGAGATCTCTGCATGGATCAAGACATTCAAAGATTGTGCAACAATCTATTTCGCTAAAGAACGCAAGTTTTGCGAGGCTGTTTTCTCTGAtttcccttcaatctcttcCTCCCTTTTCAGCAATCTTGTGCGAGGAGTAATGATCCAGCTTCTCAATTTCACTGAAGGTATTTCAATGACAAGGCCTTCTGCAGAGAAGCTATTTAAGTTTCTAGACATGTACGAAACTTTGCGTGACAGTATTTCTGCAATAAATGCTTTATTTCCTCAGGAATCTGAAAATGAGCTTAAACCAGAAATGACAGCTGCTAAGTGTCGAATTGGAGAGACTGCAATTAGTATATTTTGTGATTTAGAAAACTCCATCAAATCTGATACAGGAAAAACCCCAGTTCCAGGTGGCGCCGTTCATCCACTAACACGTTACACAATGAACTACTTGAAGTATGCTTGTGAATACATGACAACTCTTGAGCAGATGTTCAAGGAACATTCGAAGATAGAACGAGCTGACTCAACGAGCAGGCCGCATTTCGAAGGAAAGCCTCAAGATTTTAAGAGCAACACCAATGGTGGAGAAAACAGTTCACCATTCTCTGCTCAATTGATGAGAGTTATGGATTTGCTAGACGCAAATTTGGAAGCCAAAGCAAAGCTTTACAAGGAAATAGAATTGAGTAGCATTTTCATGATGAACAATGGACGATACATCTTGCAGAAGATCAAAGGGTCTTCAGAGATTCATGAAGTGGTGGGAGACCCTTGGTTCCGAAGGAAATCTTCAGATCTTAGAAATTTCCACAAGAGTTACCAGAGAGAGACGTGGGGAAAGCTGTTGAGTTACTTAGGCCACGAGGGTCTATTAGTGCATGGAAAAGTAGCGAAACCAGTGCTGAAAGAGAGGTTCAAGAACTTCAGCTTGATGTTTGATGAAATCCACCGGACTCAGAGCACGTGGGTGGTAAGCGATGAACAACTTCAGACTGAGCTTAGAGTTTCCATATCGGCGGTGGTAATCCCGGCGTACAGATCATTCTGGGGGAGGTTTTCGCATTATTTGGATCCCGGAAGGCAATATGAGAAGTACATAAAATACCAGCCTGAAGATATAGAAGATTGTATTGAGGAGCTTTTTGATGGAAGGAAGCATTGA
- the LOC110627163 gene encoding regulation of nuclear pre-mRNA domain-containing protein 1B isoform X1, translating to MGSSFNPQILVEKLAKLNNSQASIETLSHWCIFHMNKAKQVVETWDRQFHCSPREQRLAFLYLANDILQNSRRKGSEFVGEFWKVLPDALRDVIRNGDEAGRNAALRLIGIWEDRKVFGSHGQILKEELVGKHSDSSNRNGKNIGFKLVNCIVKQPAGSTLDKIISGYQVVHGGQVDEDVTINKLRNAISSLEKGQFHDASFVEELHGQQNILRDSIEKLTALESSRTSLVSHLRDALREQESRLEQVRNQLQAAQSQSEHASNICQQLLRSNNVQLVAEQSLKEVNTSIASQSFIPGDREQSAPAMYARQVSFPEKTGQIEEDPRRSAAAAVAAKLTASTSSAQMLSYVLSSLASEGVIGNPVKESSGGYHSEKRAKLENNQPYIPTQNSSQQPLAPFQRPESFQVANTAQQLTSNDPPPPPSSPPPPPPLPPMAPYSIPQYMQTAGSINAVPYTYSMSQQPPPSLPGYPGVGTQMTGIAPFSMPPTNSYPSYQSADGNLYSQPSKMPISRQ from the exons ATGGGCAGTTCATTCAATCCCCAGATTTTAGTGGAAAAGCTTGCCAAGCTCAACAATTCACAGGCAAGCATAGAGA CATTATCTCATTGGTGTATTTTCCATATGAATAAAGCAAAGCAAGTTGTTGAAACATGGGACAGACAATTTCATTGCTCTCCACGTGAGCAGAGATTGGCTTTTCTATATCTTGCAAATGACATTTTGCAGAATAGTCGTCGTAAAGGCTCAGAGTTTGTTGGTGAATTTTGGAAGGTTCTTCCAGATGCTCTTCGTGATGTAATTAGAAATGGGGATGAGGCTGGAAGAAATGCTGCACTAAGACTG ATTGGCATATGGGAAGACAGAAAAGTTTTTGGTTCGCATGGGCAAATTCTCAAGGAAGAGCTTGTGGGAAAGCACTCGGATAGTAGTAATAGAAATGGAAAGAATATAGGCTTCAAACTGGTAAATTGCATCGTG AAGCAGCCTGCTGGAAGTACACTGGACAAGATAATTTCAGGTTATCAAGTTGTTCATGGTGGCCAAGTGGATGAAGATGTTACAATAAACAAATTGAGGAATGCTATTAGCTCTCTCGAGAAAG GACAATTCCATGATGCTTCATTTGTGGAAGAGCTGCACGGGCAGCAAAATATTTTGAGGGACAGCATTGAAAAACTGACAGCCCTTGAATCATCAAGGACAAGTCTTGTGTCTCATTTGAGAGACGCTCTTCGGGAGCAG GAATCCAGACTGGAACAAGTTCGCAATCAACTTCAG GCTGCTCAATCCCAGTCAGAACATGCTAGTAATATCTGCCAGCAGTTGCTGCGTTCCAATAATGTGCAGTTAGTAGCTGAGCAAAGTTTGAAGGAAGTTAACACTTCCATTGCTTCTCAAAGCTTTATACCTGGGGACAGGGAACAATCAGCTCCAGCAATGTATGCAAGGCAGGTATCTTTCCCTGAAAAAACTGGCCAGATTGAGGAAGATCCCCGGAGATCTGCAGCTGCTGCAGTGGCAGCAAAATTAACTGCATCGACATCCTCAGCCCAGATGCTTTCTTATGTCCTCTCTTCACTTGCATCTGAAGGCGTCATTGGCAATCCAGTCAAAGAATCATCTGGGGGATACCACTCTGAAAAGAGGGCTAAGCTCGAGAACAACCAGCCTTACATACCAACCCAGAATTCTTCGCAGCAACCACTCGCTCCTTTTCAACGTCCTGAATCTTTCCAAGTCGCAAACACTGCTCAGCAGCTAACTTCAAATGATCCACCACCTCCCCCGTcatcacctccaccaccacctccgcTACCTCCTATGGCACCATATTCAATTCCCCAGTACATGCAGACTGCTGGGTCAATAAATGCTGTGCCATACACCTACAGCATGTCCCAGCAGCCACCACCTTCATTGCCTGGCTACCCAGGAGTCGGGACTCAAATGACAGGTATTGCTCCCTTTTCAATGCCCCCAACAAATTCATACCCAAGTTATCAGAGTGCAGATGGTAATTTATACAGCCAACCATCAAAGATGCCAATTTCCCGGCAATAG
- the LOC110627163 gene encoding regulation of nuclear pre-mRNA domain-containing protein 1B isoform X2: MGSSFNPQILVEKLAKLNNSQASIETLSHWCIFHMNKAKQVVETWDRQFHCSPREQRLAFLYLANDILQNSRRKGSEFVGEFWKVLPDALRDVIRNGDEAGRNAALRLIGIWEDRKVFGSHGQILKEELVGKHSDSSNRNGKNIGFKLKQPAGSTLDKIISGYQVVHGGQVDEDVTINKLRNAISSLEKGQFHDASFVEELHGQQNILRDSIEKLTALESSRTSLVSHLRDALREQESRLEQVRNQLQAAQSQSEHASNICQQLLRSNNVQLVAEQSLKEVNTSIASQSFIPGDREQSAPAMYARQVSFPEKTGQIEEDPRRSAAAAVAAKLTASTSSAQMLSYVLSSLASEGVIGNPVKESSGGYHSEKRAKLENNQPYIPTQNSSQQPLAPFQRPESFQVANTAQQLTSNDPPPPPSSPPPPPPLPPMAPYSIPQYMQTAGSINAVPYTYSMSQQPPPSLPGYPGVGTQMTGIAPFSMPPTNSYPSYQSADGNLYSQPSKMPISRQ, translated from the exons ATGGGCAGTTCATTCAATCCCCAGATTTTAGTGGAAAAGCTTGCCAAGCTCAACAATTCACAGGCAAGCATAGAGA CATTATCTCATTGGTGTATTTTCCATATGAATAAAGCAAAGCAAGTTGTTGAAACATGGGACAGACAATTTCATTGCTCTCCACGTGAGCAGAGATTGGCTTTTCTATATCTTGCAAATGACATTTTGCAGAATAGTCGTCGTAAAGGCTCAGAGTTTGTTGGTGAATTTTGGAAGGTTCTTCCAGATGCTCTTCGTGATGTAATTAGAAATGGGGATGAGGCTGGAAGAAATGCTGCACTAAGACTG ATTGGCATATGGGAAGACAGAAAAGTTTTTGGTTCGCATGGGCAAATTCTCAAGGAAGAGCTTGTGGGAAAGCACTCGGATAGTAGTAATAGAAATGGAAAGAATATAGGCTTCAAACTG AAGCAGCCTGCTGGAAGTACACTGGACAAGATAATTTCAGGTTATCAAGTTGTTCATGGTGGCCAAGTGGATGAAGATGTTACAATAAACAAATTGAGGAATGCTATTAGCTCTCTCGAGAAAG GACAATTCCATGATGCTTCATTTGTGGAAGAGCTGCACGGGCAGCAAAATATTTTGAGGGACAGCATTGAAAAACTGACAGCCCTTGAATCATCAAGGACAAGTCTTGTGTCTCATTTGAGAGACGCTCTTCGGGAGCAG GAATCCAGACTGGAACAAGTTCGCAATCAACTTCAG GCTGCTCAATCCCAGTCAGAACATGCTAGTAATATCTGCCAGCAGTTGCTGCGTTCCAATAATGTGCAGTTAGTAGCTGAGCAAAGTTTGAAGGAAGTTAACACTTCCATTGCTTCTCAAAGCTTTATACCTGGGGACAGGGAACAATCAGCTCCAGCAATGTATGCAAGGCAGGTATCTTTCCCTGAAAAAACTGGCCAGATTGAGGAAGATCCCCGGAGATCTGCAGCTGCTGCAGTGGCAGCAAAATTAACTGCATCGACATCCTCAGCCCAGATGCTTTCTTATGTCCTCTCTTCACTTGCATCTGAAGGCGTCATTGGCAATCCAGTCAAAGAATCATCTGGGGGATACCACTCTGAAAAGAGGGCTAAGCTCGAGAACAACCAGCCTTACATACCAACCCAGAATTCTTCGCAGCAACCACTCGCTCCTTTTCAACGTCCTGAATCTTTCCAAGTCGCAAACACTGCTCAGCAGCTAACTTCAAATGATCCACCACCTCCCCCGTcatcacctccaccaccacctccgcTACCTCCTATGGCACCATATTCAATTCCCCAGTACATGCAGACTGCTGGGTCAATAAATGCTGTGCCATACACCTACAGCATGTCCCAGCAGCCACCACCTTCATTGCCTGGCTACCCAGGAGTCGGGACTCAAATGACAGGTATTGCTCCCTTTTCAATGCCCCCAACAAATTCATACCCAAGTTATCAGAGTGCAGATGGTAATTTATACAGCCAACCATCAAAGATGCCAATTTCCCGGCAATAG
- the LOC110627019 gene encoding glutaredoxin-C5 has product MYQTESSWGSYMPPRNVGDPLERIERLASENAVVIFSISTCCMCHAIKRLFCGMGVHPTVHELDEDPRGKEMEKALMRLLGSSSAVPVVFIGGKLVGAMDRVMASHINGTLVPLLKEAGALWL; this is encoded by the coding sequence ATGTATCAGACGGAGTCGTCGTGGGGTTCTTACATGCCACCAAGAAACGTTGGTGATCCATTGGAACGCATAGAGAGGCTAGCGTCAGAGAATGCGGTGGTGATTTTTAGCATAAGTACTTGCTGCATGTGTCATGCCATAAAGAGGCTGTTCTGTGGGATGGGGGTACACCCAACAGTGCATGAGCTCGACGAGGACCCAAGAGGAAAGGAGATGGAGAAGGCTCTCATGAGGCTTCTTGGGAGTTCTTCTGCTGTTCCTGTTGTGttcattggaggaaaacttgtGGGTGCCATGGATAGAGTCATGGCTTCTCATATTAATGGCACTCTTGTGCCTCTTCTCAAGGAAGCTGGTGCTCTTTGGCTCTGA
- the LOC110625612 gene encoding uncharacterized protein LOC110625612: protein MDQQLLVHQSQLSWQPPPLSFVKLNFDAAWDKNSNSGATAVIVRNPSGSVIDWCCHSWASILDSLQLESIACREALLFAKNRGFSRSIIEGDSLITVQACRGNPAPLSIQDIISHSLDIAKSFQSISFSWVRRAHNQASHLLCKKFIKDSSFRINPLYQMNFVFSL, encoded by the coding sequence ATGGATCAACAACTGttagttcatcaatctcaactTTCTTGGCAACCCCCTCCTCTCAGTTTTGTAAAACTTAACTTCGATGCAGCTTGGGATAAGAATTCGAATTCAGGAGCCACTGCAGTTATTGTTCGTAATCCTTCTGGAAGTGTTATTGACTGGTGCTGTCATTCGTGGGCCTCGATATTAGACTCCTTACAATTAGAGAGCATTGCTTGTCGAGAAGCACTTCTTTTTGCCAAAAATAGAGGTTTCTCTCGCTCTATTATAGAAGGAGATTCTCTTATTACAGTTCAAGCCTGTAGGGGTAACCCGGCTCCTCTTAGTATTCAAGATATTATCTCTCACTCGTTAGATATAGCTAAATCCTTCCAGTCTATCTCTTTTTCTTGGGTACGTCGGGCTCACAATCAGGCTTCGCATCTCCTTTGTAAAAAGTTCATCAAAGATAGTTCTTTTAGAATTAATCCCTTGTATCAGATGAACTTTGTCTTTTCCTTGTAA
- the LOC110625790 gene encoding membrane-anchored ubiquitin-fold protein 4: MPEEDLVELKFRLYDGSDIGPFRYSPASTVAMLKERIVTEWPKDKKIAPKAANDIKLINAGKILENNKTVGQCRVPFGELPKGVITMHVVVQPSLAKAKTEKKVDEPPRKNLCSCSIM, translated from the exons ATGCCGGAGGAGGACCTGGTAGAGCTTAAGTTCAGATTGTATGATGGATCGGATATTGGTCCTTTCAGGTATTCGCCGGCCTCCACTGTGGCTATGCTCAAGGAGAGAATCGTGACTGAGTGGCCTAAAG ATAAGAAAATTGCACCCAAGGCAGCAAATGACATCAAACTGATAAATGCCGGGAAAATTTTGGAAAACAACAAAACTGTTGGCCAGTGTAGAGTTCCCTTTGGGGAGCTTCCAAAAGGGGTTATCACCATGCATGTTGTAGTGCAACCATCTTTAGCAAAAGCAAAAACAG AGAAAAAAGTGGATGAGCCCCCAAGGAAAAATCTCTGTTCATGTTCTATAATGTAA
- the LOC110625611 gene encoding GRAS family protein RAM1 produces MINSLCGSMGSIKSESSCNKIMQPTSPNGSSVSEFKKTPLSSDLELSSLTPPSLSFPAVKFELDGDVEVQSPDSSIWETFFSDHLDSDFMVLSPVRNLPSPQTSNCNYNYVNAMQVQSLSGCSPPRHLSQLGSFSSSHKGKGQSPLHRVFNSPNNQYMQIETLSSLPAFEDFLDDYQRDGLGGCQPSRFSSGSSSQLFDMPSTVPAVLDCLAATNPTRFGGSVSETSSAGSQLTQDRDVYQMGSLRNAPLSQQLQQEQKEKQHEQPPPRSTTPPPPSTTPSAEQQQQNLNHSLMVPLPIGSDEQEQDSGLQLVHLLLVCAEAVAKEDYMLARKYLHHLNRVVTPLGDSMQRVASCFTEALSARLAATLSTKPSTSTPKPFSPYPPNSMEVLKIYQILYQACPYVKFAHFTANQAIFEAFEVEERVHVIDLDILQGYQWPAFMQALAARPGGAPFLRITGVGSSIEGVRETGRCLTELAHSLHVPFEFHPVAEALEDLKPHMFNRRVGEALAVNSVNRLHLVPGNCLGNLLTMIRDQAPNIVTIVEQEASHNGPYFLGRFLEALHYYSALFDSLDATFPPDSAQRAKVEQYIFAPEIRNIVACEGIERTARHERLEKWRKIMEGKGFKGVPLSANAVTQSKILLGLYSCDGYRLTEDKGCLLLGWQDRAILAASAWRC; encoded by the exons ATGATTAATTCTCTTTGTGGAAGCATGGGGTCAATCAAAAGTGAGAGTTCATGCAACAAGATCATGCAACCTACTTCTCCTAATGGATCATCTGTTTCTGAGTTTAAGAAAACTCCATTGTCGTCTGACTTGGAACTTTCTAGCTTAACCCCACCAAGCCTCAGCTTCCCTGCTGTGAAATTTGAGTTGGATGGAGACGTCGAAGTTCAGTCGCCGGATAGTTCTATATGGGAGACCTTTTTCTCTGATCATTTGGATTCTGACTTCATGGTCTTGTCTCCTGTAAGGAACTTGCCATCTCCACAAACCTCAAATTGCAATTACAACTACGTTAATGCAATGCAAGTGCAGAGTCTTTCTGGGTGTTCCCCGCCTCGCCATTTATCTCAACTTGGATCTTTTAGTAGCAGTCATAAAGGGAAGGGACAAAGCCCTCTCCATAGGGTTTTTAATTCTCCGAATAATCAATATATGCAAATTGAGACCCTTTCCTCTTTGCCTGCGTTTGAGGATTTCTTGGATGATTATCAAAGAGATGGGCTTGGAGGATGCCAACCGAGTAGGTTCTCCTCTGGAAGTTCATCGCAGTTGTTTGATATGCCAAGCACAGTTCCTGCTGTGTTGGATTGCTTAGCCGCGACAAATCCTACGAGGTTTGGTGGATCGGTGAGTGAAACATCATCAGCTGGCTCTCAGCTGACCCAGGATAGAGATGTTTACCAAATGGGCTCCCTGAGAAATGCACCACTGTCACAGCAACTACAACAAGAGCAAAAAGAGAAGCAACACGAACAACCACCACCTAGGTCAACAACACCACCGCCGCCATCAACAACACCATCCGCAGAGCAGCAGCAGCAGAATCTTAACCACAGCTTGATGGTGCCTCTCCCTATTGGTTCTGATGAGCAG GAGCAAGACAGTGGACTTCAACTGGTGCACCTCCTTCTTGTTTGTGCTGAAGCCGTGGCTAAGGAGGATTACATGTTAGCAAGAAAATATCTCCACCACCTTAATCGGGTGGTCACACCCCTCGGTGACTCCATGCAACGAGTGGCGTCCTGCTTCACTGAAGCACTAAGTGCTAGGCTCGCTGCAACACTTAGCACTAAACCTAGTACCTCAACTCCAAAACCCTTTTCTCCTTATCCGCCAAATTCTATGGAAGTTCtcaaaatttatcaaattcttTACCAAGCTTGCCCATACGTAAAATTCGCTCATTTCACTGCTAATCAAGCCATTTTTGAGGCCTTTGAAGTAGAGGAACGTGTTCACGTTATTGACCTAGACATTCTGCAAGGCTATCAGTGGCCAGCTTTCATGCAAGCCTTAGCAGCTAGACCAGGTGGTGCTCCGTTTCTCCGGATAACTGGAGTCGGCTCCTCCATCGAGGGTGTGAGAGAAACTGGCCGTTGCTTAACAGAACTAGCGCATTCTCTCCATGTTCCATTCGAGTTCCATCCAGTGGCTGAAGCACTGGAAGACCTGAAACCCCACATGTTCAACCGAAGGGTTGGTGAGGCTCTAGCTGTTAACTCAGTTAACCGGCTCCACCTTGTCCCTGGAAACTGTCTAGGAAACCTTTTAACCATGATCCGTGATCAAGCACCCAACATAGTGACAATAGTTGAACAAGAAGCGAGCCACAATGGACCATACTTCTTGGGTAGGTTCCTTGAAGCATTGCACTATTATTCAGCACTTTTTGATTCATTAGATGCAACTTTTCCACCAGATTCTGCACAGAGGGCGAAAGTGGAGCAATACATATTTGCTCCAGAGATAAGGAACATAGTGGCGTGTGAAGGAATCGAGAGGACAGCGAGGCATGAGAGGctggagaaatggaggaagatAATGGAAGGGAAAGGGTTTAAAGGGGTGCCATTGAGTGCAAATGCAGTGACTCAATCCAAGATATTGTTGGGCTTGTATTCATGTGATGGGTATAGATTGACGGAGGATAAAGGTTGTTTGCTCTTGGGGTGGCAAGATAGGGCTATACTTGCTGCTTCTGCATGGCGTTGCTGA